A genomic segment from Spinacia oleracea cultivar Varoflay chromosome 3, BTI_SOV_V1, whole genome shotgun sequence encodes:
- the LOC110783204 gene encoding uncharacterized protein, translating to MKRDNYRVSVDNTYSDYAIFDLPVETDDGVTKLGEAKGYFVEWPVDMVFFVDKGETTPKKAKSISLKETVDSCGYKSGESSTVKGKGGKCSELSEKIVEILGDYCSMLYYYMISGEGDYDTTSISLKAPLFYQDQDKQFFLTSTDVYEFLREAWANVSLIHVYILFLVEERISLFQISEIKFQCPQRISAAEIKSDPSEVSMYLRNAFLAELNKKDAHCKFILASYYEECRLKGNAFKKSKVQLLFIRMECAQQRGSTKCGYYVMRYMYEIVSSHRYCKDKLQEEYMERDASYNDEEINEVREQWAKFFRITYLLKD from the exons atgaagCGTGACAACTACAGGGTTAGTGTAGACAACACTTATAGTGATTATGCCATCTTTGATCTTCCAGTTGAGACCGATGATGGTGTCACTAAGTTGGGTGAGGCTAAAGGTTATTTTGTGGAATGGCCCGTAGACATGGTGTTCTTTGTGGATAAG GGCGAGACAACGCCTAAGAAGGCTAAATCGATATCACTCAAGGAGACAGTTGATAGTTGTGGCTATAAATCAGGGGAGTCATCAACTGTCAAAGGCAAAGGAGGCAAATGCAGTGAACTTTCCGAAAAGATCGTTGAAATTCTTGGTGACTATTGTTCTATGttatattattatatgattTCGGGTGAAGGAGATTATGATACCACGTCAATATCACTGAAGGCCCCATTGTTTTATCAAGATCAAGACAAACAGTTTTTTCTTACATCCACTGACGTCTACGAATTCTTAAGAGAGGCATGGGCTAATGTCTCATTGATTCATGTCTACATATT GTTTCTTGTTGAAGAGCGCATCtctttatttcaaatttcaGAGATCAAATTCCAGTGTCCCCAAAGAATATCTGCAGCTGAAATCAAGAGTGACCCATCTGAAGTTTCGATGTATTTAAGAAATGCTTTCTTGGCTGAATTGAACAAGAAGGATGCACATTGCAAATTCATTTTGGCGTCGTATTATGAAGA GTGTAGACTTAAAGGGAATGCTTTCAAAAAGAGCAAGGTGCAATTGTTATTCATAAGAATGGAG TGCGCTCAACAACGTGGAAGTACCAAGTGTGGATATTATGTAATGAGATACATGTATGAGATAGTTTCTTCTCATAGATACTGCAAGGATAAGTTGCAAGAG GAGTACATGGAAAGGGATGCATCATATAATGATGAAGAAATCAACGAGGTTCGAGaacaatgggctaagttttttagaATAACTTATTTATTGAAAGATTAA